A window of Xylophilus sp. GW821-FHT01B05 contains these coding sequences:
- a CDS encoding Crp/Fnr family transcriptional regulator: MSDTALHARRRTPTADELLGIPWLAALEGPARIRAVAALAVSDADAGDFVCRIGRPVTYWFGVVEGLLKMGNDDSEGGTVTFAGLPPGGWFGEGTVLKRESYRYNIQALRKSVVAGLPADDFHWLLDHSIGFNRFVMNQLNERLGQFIAAVEIDRLTNPDARVARSLAALFNPVLFAGVGDVLRITQQELAYLVGLSRQRVNQALNVLQEQGLIRIEYGGVRVLDLRALRQAQGL, from the coding sequence ATGTCCGATACCGCCCTGCACGCCCGCCGCCGCACGCCCACCGCTGATGAACTGCTCGGCATTCCCTGGCTGGCGGCACTGGAAGGCCCGGCCCGCATCCGCGCCGTGGCCGCGCTGGCGGTGAGCGACGCCGATGCGGGCGACTTCGTCTGCCGCATCGGCCGGCCGGTGACCTACTGGTTTGGCGTGGTCGAGGGCCTGCTCAAGATGGGCAACGACGACAGCGAGGGCGGCACCGTGACCTTTGCCGGCCTGCCGCCGGGCGGCTGGTTTGGCGAGGGCACGGTGCTCAAGCGCGAGTCCTACCGCTACAACATCCAGGCGCTGCGCAAGAGCGTGGTGGCCGGCCTGCCGGCGGATGATTTCCACTGGCTGCTGGACCACTCCATCGGCTTCAACCGCTTTGTGATGAACCAGCTCAACGAGCGGCTTGGGCAGTTCATCGCAGCGGTGGAGATAGACCGCCTCACCAACCCCGACGCGCGCGTGGCACGCAGCCTGGCGGCGCTGTTCAACCCGGTGCTGTTTGCCGGCGTGGGCGACGTGCTGCGCATCACCCAGCAAGAGCTGGCCTACCTGGTCGGCCTGTCGCGCCAGCGCGTGAACCAGGCCTTGAACGTGCTGCAGGAGCAGGGCCTGATCCGCATCGAATACGGCGGCGTGCGGGTGCTGGATCTGCGGGCCTTGCGGCAGGCGCAGGGTTTGTAG
- a CDS encoding AMP-binding protein, producing MPIDFPTVHAPLAWWAARTPHALALDDGTLRLDFAGLAAQVATGAQALHDAPAIAWVDGSASPGAQIVRFLAILASGRTAAVSDPDWPPAVRTQVLARMQGVASPTAPGQAGVPQGPFYIGFTSGSTGVPKGFRRSHRSWTSSFAVCVDTFGAGASAPVLAPGRMSHSLFLFGALMGLWSGAGMHLQPRFSATAALQTLRRGDALCLVAVPSQLLLMLELARRQRLAPVPATQLILISGAPWPRARTADLQALFPQARIVEFYGASETSFIAWADSDAALPHSAVGRPFANVQLRIDASGDDANAGLIYVRSPMVFDDYVTLAPGQDGSAVLRDGDWLSVRDMGHVDEQGFLHLRGRQQRMFTVQGKNLFPEEVEHALAAHPAVAAVSVQPMPDALRGQQPVAVLQLRELDAVTATALATWCRTRLEPYKTPRHFYLCPDWPRTPSGKTDHPQLARWLADAGTAQLQPL from the coding sequence ATGCCGATTGACTTCCCCACCGTCCACGCGCCGCTTGCGTGGTGGGCGGCACGCACGCCGCACGCCCTGGCGCTGGACGACGGCACGCTGCGGCTGGACTTTGCCGGCCTGGCCGCGCAGGTGGCCACCGGGGCGCAGGCCCTGCACGATGCCCCCGCCATCGCCTGGGTAGACGGCAGCGCATCGCCGGGCGCGCAGATCGTGCGCTTTCTGGCCATCCTGGCCAGCGGCCGCACCGCTGCCGTCAGCGACCCAGACTGGCCGCCCGCCGTGCGCACGCAGGTGCTGGCGCGCATGCAAGGCGTGGCCTCGCCCACCGCGCCCGGGCAGGCCGGTGTGCCGCAAGGGCCTTTCTACATCGGCTTTACCTCGGGCAGCACCGGCGTGCCCAAGGGCTTCCGGCGCAGCCACCGCTCGTGGACCAGCAGCTTTGCCGTGTGCGTGGACACCTTTGGCGCCGGTGCCAGCGCGCCCGTGCTGGCGCCGGGGCGCATGTCGCATTCGCTCTTCCTGTTTGGCGCGCTGATGGGCCTGTGGAGCGGCGCCGGCATGCACCTGCAGCCGCGCTTCTCTGCCACCGCCGCGCTGCAAACACTGCGCCGTGGCGATGCCCTGTGCCTGGTGGCCGTGCCCAGCCAGTTGCTGTTGATGCTGGAGCTGGCGCGCCGCCAACGGCTGGCGCCCGTGCCGGCCACGCAGCTCATTTTGATCAGCGGCGCGCCCTGGCCGCGTGCGCGCACGGCGGACCTGCAGGCGCTGTTCCCGCAGGCGCGCATTGTCGAGTTCTATGGCGCATCAGAGACCAGCTTTATCGCCTGGGCCGACAGCGACGCCGCCCTGCCACACAGCGCGGTCGGCCGCCCCTTTGCAAATGTGCAGCTGCGCATTGATGCCTCGGGCGACGACGCAAACGCCGGCCTGATCTACGTGCGCAGCCCCATGGTCTTTGACGACTACGTGACCCTGGCGCCGGGGCAAGACGGCAGCGCCGTGCTGCGCGACGGCGACTGGCTGTCGGTGCGCGACATGGGCCATGTCGATGAGCAGGGCTTTCTGCACCTGCGCGGCCGGCAGCAGCGCATGTTCACCGTGCAAGGCAAGAACCTGTTCCCCGAAGAGGTAGAGCATGCGCTGGCCGCCCACCCCGCCGTGGCCGCCGTGTCGGTACAGCCCATGCCCGATGCGCTGCGCGGGCAGCAGCCCGTAGCGGTTCTGCAGTTGCGTGAACTGGATGCGGTGACTGCAACCGCGCTGGCCACCTGGTGCCGCACACGGCTGGAGCCCTACAAGACGCCACGCCATTTCTACCTGTGCCCCGACTGGCCGCGCACGCCCAGCGGCAAGACCGATCACCCACAGCTCGCCCGCTGGCTGGCAGACGCCGGCACCGCGCAGCTGCAGCCGCTGTGA
- a CDS encoding DUF4865 family protein gives MFAMQYSHRLPADYDMQLIRTRAARRGPLWDATEGLVLKAFVAQDRGRFGATGKLYASVYLWRDEAAAASFLMGERFQAVIDSFGRPGVETWLPLDARAGHASAKAVSLYREEQTLDAAADRAALQADEAARNQRIAVQPDTVAVWTALDLQAWRLLRFTLSSAPPDAARGGVVYEVLHLARPGLAGLA, from the coding sequence ATGTTTGCCATGCAGTATTCCCACCGCCTTCCCGCCGACTACGACATGCAGCTGATCCGCACCCGCGCGGCCCGGCGCGGCCCGCTCTGGGACGCCACCGAGGGCCTGGTGCTCAAGGCCTTCGTCGCGCAGGACCGGGGCCGGTTTGGCGCCACAGGCAAGCTCTATGCGTCGGTGTATTTGTGGCGTGACGAGGCCGCTGCGGCGTCCTTCCTCATGGGCGAACGCTTCCAGGCCGTGATCGATTCCTTTGGCCGGCCCGGCGTGGAAACCTGGCTGCCGCTGGATGCGCGCGCCGGGCATGCATCGGCCAAGGCCGTGTCGCTCTACCGTGAAGAGCAGACGCTGGACGCCGCCGCAGACCGCGCCGCGCTGCAGGCCGACGAGGCCGCCCGCAACCAGCGTATCGCCGTGCAGCCCGACACGGTTGCGGTGTGGACGGCGCTGGATCTGCAGGCCTGGCGCCTGCTGCGCTTCACGCTGTCGTCCGCGCCGCCGGATGCGGCGCGGGGCGGCGTGGTGTACGAGGTGCTGCACCTGGCGCGGCCTGGGTTGGCGGGGTTGGCATGA
- a CDS encoding type II toxin-antitoxin system HigB family toxin: protein MRLLGLIKLDDFKRTHADARGALDAWRIEAERGQWAGPQDVKSRYPSASFLADNKVIFNIKGNTYRLVIKAKYQNGVILIEWVGTHAEYDKLKF from the coding sequence ATGCGACTACTTGGCCTCATCAAGCTCGACGATTTCAAGCGCACCCACGCTGATGCACGTGGGGCACTTGACGCCTGGCGCATTGAAGCTGAGCGCGGTCAATGGGCTGGCCCGCAGGATGTCAAGAGCCGATACCCCAGTGCCAGCTTTCTGGCGGACAACAAGGTGATTTTTAACATCAAGGGCAACACCTACCGATTGGTCATCAAGGCCAAGTATCAAAACGGGGTGATCTTGATCGAGTGGGTTGGCACACATGCCGAGTACGACAAGCTGAAGTTTTAA
- a CDS encoding beta-ketoacyl synthase N-terminal-like domain-containing protein gives MNDSPVILGWARSAVCPVGGALSQLAAHEIGAPVLLGLLARFGIPRSAIDAVVAGNALGAGGNPARMLALAAGLPDRTAALSVDTQCCAGLDAVTLAAGLLASGSAQVVVAGGLEAWSRAPIRQHRPRTPQEAAVPYERPAFAPDPQRDPDLPLAAARYAAQHGITRAAQDAYAAQSHARALAWRSRMAAEIVPIGSATEDSYARVLTPERMARMPVAAVSDVLPADGSDPHTFAVSRIAIAPKADGAAFVVLATPQAAAALGVAAQFRWCGGVSVGAAPEMPMLAATDAARAVLARTGVAAEALWDVELHEAFAVQALAFGEALGIAPERLNRGGGGLGRGHPIGSSGAVSLVRLLGDMRGEAPVGGRGLVAIAGAGGVAAAGVVERGVLRT, from the coding sequence GTGAACGATTCCCCCGTCATCCTGGGCTGGGCCCGCAGCGCCGTCTGCCCCGTGGGCGGCGCGCTATCGCAACTGGCCGCGCACGAGATCGGCGCGCCCGTGCTGCTGGGCCTGCTCGCGCGCTTTGGCATCCCGCGCAGCGCCATCGACGCAGTAGTGGCCGGCAATGCCCTGGGCGCGGGCGGCAACCCCGCCCGCATGCTGGCCCTGGCCGCCGGCCTGCCGGATCGCACCGCCGCGCTCAGCGTAGACACCCAATGCTGCGCCGGCCTGGACGCCGTCACCCTGGCCGCCGGCCTGCTGGCCAGCGGCAGCGCGCAGGTGGTGGTGGCCGGTGGCCTGGAAGCCTGGAGCCGCGCCCCCATCCGCCAGCACCGCCCCCGCACGCCGCAAGAGGCCGCCGTGCCCTACGAGCGCCCCGCCTTCGCCCCCGACCCGCAACGCGACCCCGACCTGCCCCTGGCCGCCGCCCGCTACGCCGCCCAACACGGCATCACCCGCGCCGCGCAGGATGCGTATGCGGCACAAAGCCACGCCCGCGCCCTGGCCTGGCGCAGCCGCATGGCGGCAGAGATCGTGCCCATAGGCAGCGCGACAGAAGACAGCTACGCGCGGGTGCTGACGCCAGAGCGCATGGCGCGCATGCCTGTTGCGGCAGTCAGCGATGTATTGCCCGCCGATGGCAGCGACCCCCACACATTCGCCGTAAGCCGCATCGCCATCGCGCCCAAAGCGGATGGTGCGGCCTTCGTGGTGCTGGCTACGCCGCAGGCTGCCGCGGCGCTGGGGGTGGCGGCGCAGTTTCGGTGGTGTGGTGGGGTGTCGGTGGGCGCAGCGCCGGAGATGCCGATGCTGGCGGCTACTGATGCTGCACGGGCGGTGTTGGCGCGTACCGGCGTCGCGGCAGAGGCGCTATGGGACGTGGAGTTGCACGAGGCGTTTGCGGTGCAGGCGCTGGCGTTTGGTGAGGCTTTGGGGATTGCGCCTGAGCGGCTGAACCGTGGAGGCGGCGGGTTGGGGCGGGGGCATCCGATTGGGAGTTCTGGGGCGGTGAGTTTGGTGAGGTTGTTGGGGGATATGCGGGGTGAGGCGCCAGTGGGTGGGCGGGGACTAGTGGCAATTGCGGGTGCTGGGGGCGTAGCGGCTGCAGGGGTGGTGGAGCGGGGGGTTTTGCGGACTTGA
- a CDS encoding biotin transporter BioY — MTTQSLTSSRSLSYIALFAALLAAFGLIPKIDLPFGVPITLQTLGVMLAGCLLGPRRAFYAVALFMLAVALGLPLLAGGRGGLGVFVAPSSGFLIGWLFGAPVSGWLMRRMAGARGNALLAAAFVSALVGGIGVVYLFGIVGLSLAAHLTLAQAGLAVLAFVPGDLIKCGVCALLVQTVMRGMPGWRLDRD; from the coding sequence ATGACCACCCAATCCCTTACCTCCTCCCGCTCCCTCTCGTACATAGCCCTCTTCGCGGCACTGCTTGCGGCCTTTGGCCTGATCCCCAAGATCGACCTGCCCTTTGGCGTGCCCATCACCCTGCAGACGCTGGGCGTGATGCTGGCCGGCTGCCTGCTTGGGCCGCGGCGCGCTTTTTATGCGGTGGCGCTGTTCATGCTGGCCGTGGCGCTGGGCCTGCCGCTGCTGGCGGGTGGGCGTGGCGGGCTGGGCGTGTTTGTGGCGCCGTCCTCAGGCTTTCTGATTGGCTGGCTGTTTGGCGCGCCGGTGTCTGGCTGGCTCATGCGCCGCATGGCCGGTGCGCGCGGCAACGCGCTGCTGGCGGCGGCCTTTGTGTCGGCGCTGGTGGGCGGCATTGGGGTGGTCTACCTGTTTGGCATCGTCGGGCTGTCGCTGGCCGCACACCTGACGCTGGCGCAGGCCGGGTTGGCGGTGCTGGCCTTTGTGCCGGGCGACCTGATCAAGTGCGGTGTGTGCGCCCTGCTCGTGCAAACCGTGATGCGCGGCATGCCCGGCTGGCGGCTCGATCGAGACTGA
- a CDS encoding helix-turn-helix domain-containing protein, translating into MKTPDTPTAEPCPVARALDVVGDRWSLLILRDAFDGVRRFGELQRSLGIARNILADRLRKLVEQQVLEVLPASDGSAYEEYGLTDKGAALFRVIVGLRQWGEDHLFAQGEAHSVLVEKKSGAPVGRMELRGRNGRALQAADTLVQKTTQARKAGAK; encoded by the coding sequence ATGAAGACACCCGACACCCCCACCGCAGAGCCCTGCCCGGTGGCGCGCGCGCTGGACGTGGTGGGCGACCGCTGGTCGCTGCTGATCCTGCGCGATGCCTTTGATGGCGTGCGGCGCTTTGGCGAACTGCAGCGCAGCCTGGGCATTGCGCGCAACATCCTGGCTGACCGCTTGCGCAAGCTGGTGGAGCAACAGGTGCTGGAGGTGCTACCCGCCTCCGACGGCAGCGCCTACGAGGAATACGGCCTGACGGACAAAGGTGCAGCGCTGTTCCGCGTCATCGTCGGGCTGCGGCAATGGGGCGAGGACCACCTCTTCGCGCAAGGCGAAGCGCACTCGGTGCTGGTGGAGAAGAAAAGCGGCGCGCCGGTGGGCCGGATGGAGCTGCGCGGGCGCAATGGCCGTGCGCTGCAAGCGGCTGACACCCTAGTCCAGAAAACCACGCAGGCCAGAAAGGCGGGTGCGAAATGA
- a CDS encoding nitroreductase family protein: MDHSPTHAQQPPGAQPFATLLEARRSTRRFTNQPLPEGLLEHLLAQARQAPSGANLQPGEFISLQGDARARLSGALVDAFRQGAQEPEDYSYFPQPMPMQLRRRQVAAAQALYGALGAARDDRAARNAQFERNFRFFDAPVALLVTIDARMGSGCYMDLGMCLYGLMLAAQAQGLSSCGIGAIASYPGLVRQTLGLDAGRHVVCGVALGYADGEAAENGVRTERLAVGEFLRVMG, from the coding sequence ATGGACCACTCGCCAACGCACGCACAGCAGCCGCCCGGGGCGCAGCCCTTTGCCACCCTGCTGGAAGCCCGCCGCTCCACCCGCCGCTTCACCAACCAGCCCTTGCCCGAAGGCCTGCTGGAGCACCTGCTGGCCCAGGCCCGCCAGGCACCCAGCGGCGCCAACCTGCAGCCGGGCGAATTCATCAGCCTGCAAGGCGATGCGCGCGCGCGCCTGTCAGGCGCGCTGGTAGACGCCTTCCGCCAAGGCGCCCAAGAGCCAGAGGACTACAGCTACTTCCCCCAGCCCATGCCCATGCAACTGCGCCGCCGCCAGGTCGCCGCAGCCCAAGCCCTGTACGGCGCGCTAGGCGCCGCACGCGACGACCGCGCCGCCCGCAACGCGCAGTTCGAGCGCAACTTTCGCTTCTTCGACGCGCCCGTGGCACTGCTGGTGACCATAGATGCGCGCATGGGCAGCGGCTGCTACATGGACCTGGGCATGTGCCTCTACGGCCTGATGCTGGCCGCGCAGGCCCAGGGCCTGAGCAGCTGCGGCATCGGCGCCATTGCGTCCTATCCCGGGCTGGTGCGGCAGACGCTGGGGCTGGATGCGGGGCGGCATGTTGTGTGTGGGGTGGCGTTGGGGTATGCGGATGGGGAGGCGGCGGAGAACGGGGTGCGGACTGAGCGGTTGGCGGTGGGGGAGTTTTTGCGGGTGATGGGCTGA
- a CDS encoding ImmA/IrrE family metallo-endopeptidase, with protein sequence MKQQVKVIKTQRDYDAAVVRLSALMDVDIAPGSSKEAELELLALVIESYERSKVEPVVPDPIDAILFRMDQLGLKKVDLVPYMGSLPKVSEVLARKRPLNLAMIRKLHQELGIPADVLLAKTDDAVDLSEEPSYDPAKFPIKEMVSRGYFEGFRGTLREARDNAEELIRSFMRDIHLHPAQQARLRAPMHQSGIRLMDDYALLTWHVAVLKKARQIKFKSAYVKGSLTDERLRELARLSRFEQGPRLAQEFLADMGVALVFENHFNKTYLDGAAMVDGDRPVVALTLRHNRLDNFWFALLHELVHVKEHLGPDRFFIADNLEDKIHQQSKEEREADEGAREILIPHAEWLASDLISSPTMDAAIALADKLRIHPTIVAGRVRFETGNWRLLSSIKAEVRCQFLDQLEEHAQLS encoded by the coding sequence ATGAAGCAACAGGTGAAAGTGATCAAGACGCAGCGTGATTACGATGCGGCTGTCGTTCGTCTGTCAGCTTTGATGGACGTAGATATAGCGCCAGGCTCCAGCAAGGAAGCTGAGCTGGAGTTGCTGGCTCTGGTTATTGAGTCTTACGAGCGCAGCAAAGTCGAGCCCGTGGTCCCCGATCCGATTGATGCCATTTTGTTTCGCATGGATCAGTTGGGGCTAAAGAAGGTGGATCTGGTGCCCTACATGGGTTCACTACCTAAGGTGTCTGAGGTGTTGGCACGAAAGCGCCCGCTCAACCTAGCAATGATCCGCAAGCTGCATCAAGAGTTGGGCATTCCGGCCGATGTCTTGTTGGCCAAGACCGACGATGCTGTTGATCTATCTGAGGAGCCCTCCTACGACCCGGCTAAGTTCCCTATAAAGGAAATGGTCAGTCGCGGCTACTTCGAGGGTTTCCGTGGCACCCTTCGAGAAGCCCGGGACAACGCCGAGGAATTGATCCGCTCCTTCATGCGCGACATCCACTTGCACCCAGCCCAGCAAGCACGGCTGCGTGCGCCGATGCATCAGAGCGGCATCCGACTGATGGATGACTATGCCTTGCTAACCTGGCATGTTGCCGTGCTCAAAAAGGCTCGCCAAATCAAGTTCAAATCAGCGTACGTGAAGGGCAGCTTGACCGACGAGCGCCTTAGAGAGTTGGCGCGCCTGTCTCGTTTCGAGCAAGGGCCCCGTCTGGCTCAGGAGTTCTTGGCTGACATGGGCGTCGCCCTGGTGTTCGAGAACCACTTCAACAAGACCTATCTCGATGGCGCCGCCATGGTGGATGGGGATCGCCCGGTGGTGGCATTGACGCTGAGACACAACCGGCTCGATAACTTCTGGTTCGCCTTGCTGCACGAGCTGGTGCACGTCAAAGAACATTTGGGCCCTGACCGTTTCTTTATCGCGGATAACCTTGAAGACAAGATTCATCAGCAGTCCAAAGAGGAACGCGAGGCCGACGAAGGCGCCCGAGAAATCCTGATTCCGCACGCCGAATGGTTGGCGTCTGACTTGATCAGCTCGCCCACGATGGATGCCGCGATAGCCTTGGCCGACAAGCTGCGCATCCACCCCACCATCGTGGCCGGGCGCGTGCGTTTTGAAACCGGCAACTGGCGCTTGCTCAGCAGCATCAAGGCTGAGGTCCGTTGCCAGTTCCTCGATCAACTTGAGGAGCACGCGCAACTCAGTTGA
- a CDS encoding IS1182 family transposase has product MLHADRQQIELRPCDLDALVAADHPARSVWAFVQALDLAPLYAQVKSVQGSAGAPAIDPAILMALWLWATVEGVGSAREIDRLCERDDIYRWLCGGVGVNYHTLASFRTANTEWLDAQLTRSIAALMERKLVTLDVVAQDGLRVRAHAKASSFRRKERLGELHALALAQVNALKSELEADAGASTRRKAAARERAAREREERLARALQTFGEIERGALDKIKNKASARARRGKSGQAPVGDSPAGDAPSALPEPDAPPAEPRPASGEAQPKSSAGAPKRVSTTDADARVMKMADGGFRPAYNAQVLVDEATQLIAGIAVVCAGSDMHEMAPMHRQIEQRYGRTPTHWLADGGYPQYDALEELSRRGTQPVVPPSRSRKPGFDPLSPKASDSPLIAQWRAFMASDEGQKLYRRRAASIECANAQLRRRGLYRLNVCGKLKARAVLLWHALAHNLMRMRSLGFALGG; this is encoded by the coding sequence CTGCTGCACGCCGATCGCCAGCAGATCGAGCTACGCCCCTGCGACCTCGATGCCCTTGTCGCCGCAGACCATCCCGCGCGCAGCGTCTGGGCTTTTGTGCAGGCGCTGGACCTCGCGCCGCTCTACGCCCAGGTCAAGTCGGTGCAAGGCTCGGCCGGCGCACCCGCCATCGATCCGGCCATCCTCATGGCGCTGTGGCTGTGGGCCACCGTCGAGGGCGTGGGCTCGGCCCGCGAGATCGACCGGCTGTGCGAGCGCGACGACATCTACCGCTGGCTCTGCGGTGGCGTCGGGGTCAACTACCACACGCTGGCGAGCTTTCGCACAGCCAACACCGAATGGCTCGATGCGCAACTCACCCGCAGCATCGCCGCGCTCATGGAGCGCAAGCTGGTCACGCTCGACGTAGTCGCCCAGGACGGCCTGCGCGTTCGCGCCCACGCCAAGGCCTCGAGCTTCCGGCGCAAGGAGCGCCTGGGCGAGCTGCATGCCTTGGCGCTCGCCCAGGTCAACGCCCTCAAGAGCGAACTCGAGGCCGATGCGGGCGCCAGCACGCGGCGCAAGGCCGCCGCGCGCGAACGCGCCGCACGGGAGCGCGAGGAGCGCCTGGCCCGGGCACTGCAGACCTTCGGCGAGATCGAGCGGGGCGCACTCGACAAGATCAAGAACAAGGCCAGTGCGCGTGCCAGGCGAGGCAAGTCTGGCCAGGCCCCAGTAGGTGATAGCCCCGCCGGGGATGCTCCCAGCGCCCTGCCCGAACCCGACGCCCCACCTGCCGAGCCACGCCCCGCCAGCGGCGAGGCGCAGCCGAAGTCCAGCGCAGGCGCGCCCAAGCGGGTCAGCACCACGGATGCAGACGCCCGGGTGATGAAGATGGCCGACGGAGGATTCCGTCCGGCCTACAACGCGCAGGTGCTGGTGGACGAGGCCACGCAGTTGATCGCCGGTATCGCGGTGGTCTGCGCGGGCAGCGATATGCATGAGATGGCGCCCATGCATCGCCAGATCGAGCAGCGCTACGGCCGCACGCCCACGCACTGGCTGGCCGATGGTGGCTACCCCCAGTACGACGCACTCGAGGAACTCAGCCGTCGCGGCACGCAGCCGGTGGTGCCGCCCTCGCGCAGCCGCAAACCTGGCTTCGATCCGCTCAGCCCCAAGGCCAGTGACTCACCGTTGATTGCGCAGTGGCGCGCGTTCATGGCCAGTGACGAGGGCCAGAAGCTCTACAGGCGCCGCGCCGCAAGTATCGAATGCGCCAATGCGCAGCTCAGGCGACGGGGCTTGTACCGCCTGAATGTGTGCGGCAAGTTGAAGGCACGCGCGGTGCTGCTGTGGCACGCGCTGGCGCATAACTTGATGCGCATGCGCTCGCTGGGGTTTGCGCTCGGGGGGTGA
- a CDS encoding LysR family transcriptional regulator gives MKVLDIEAVQAFVLVAELQSFTRAAEAMDSTQSAVSLKIKRLEDGLGRRLLERTPRRVRLSAEGSAFLAPARHLLATHHSALGAFGQPTRRLVIGVSHHVVGAELPAVLRHMQQAEPGLVMEMRVSTSREALDAFDQGQLDAAIVLRHDNRRLDGELVLEERFGWMAAPDFEHRAGQPLRLATQAEPCSVRSMAIAALAEAGIAWTEVFVGGGVATIGAAVAAGLAVAALGRRVAPAGTVDVGPRLGLPPLPMREVVLHASTADPLARNALRTLGAAMRSTVA, from the coding sequence ATGAAAGTGCTGGACATCGAAGCCGTACAAGCCTTCGTGCTGGTGGCCGAGCTGCAGAGCTTCACGCGCGCGGCCGAGGCGATGGACAGCACGCAATCCGCCGTGAGCCTGAAGATCAAGCGCCTGGAAGACGGCCTGGGCCGGCGCCTGCTGGAGCGCACGCCGCGCCGCGTGCGCCTGTCGGCCGAGGGCAGCGCGTTTCTGGCGCCGGCGCGCCATCTGCTGGCCACGCACCACAGCGCGCTGGGCGCATTTGGCCAACCCACGCGCCGGCTGGTGATTGGCGTGAGCCACCACGTGGTGGGCGCCGAGCTGCCGGCCGTGCTGCGCCACATGCAGCAGGCCGAGCCGGGGCTGGTGATGGAGATGCGGGTATCGACCTCGCGCGAGGCGCTGGATGCGTTTGACCAGGGCCAGCTCGATGCTGCCATCGTGCTGCGGCACGACAACCGGCGCCTGGATGGCGAGCTGGTGTTGGAAGAGCGCTTTGGCTGGATGGCCGCACCTGACTTTGAGCACCGCGCGGGCCAGCCGCTGCGGCTGGCCACGCAGGCCGAGCCCTGCAGCGTGCGCAGCATGGCGATTGCGGCATTGGCCGAAGCCGGCATTGCCTGGACGGAAGTGTTTGTGGGCGGCGGCGTGGCCACCATAGGCGCGGCGGTGGCAGCCGGGCTGGCGGTGGCGGCACTGGGGCGGCGCGTGGCGCCGGCCGGCACGGTGGATGTGGGGCCGCGGCTGGGCCTGCCGCCGCTGCCCATGCGTGAGGTGGTGCTGCACGCCAGCACGGCCGACCCGCTGGCGCGCAATGCGCTGCGCACGCTGGGGGCGGCGATGCGATCGACTGTGGCTTGA
- a CDS encoding MFS transporter, producing the protein MTHTAALQLPRTLVWLLASAAGLSVANVYYAQPLLDALAQDFGVGQGAIGLVVSATQLGCAVALLLLVPLGDLVRRRRLMLVQLLLLGVALVAVGLARAPLWLLAGMLLVGLLGTAMTQGLIAYAASAASPTERGHVVGMAQSGVVVGLLLARTLSGLVADIAGWRAVYFASAALALLLWAVLWRTLPEQPAAAQRLSYPALLRSMAGLLRHDRVLQVRGMLALLMFAAFSIFWSAMALPLSAAPHALSHTAIGAFGLVGAAGALAAARAGRRADRGLAEPTTGAALAVLLLSWAPLAAMASSLWWLALGIVMLDMGGQAVHVTNQSLVFSRHPEAHGRLVGCYMLFYAAGSGLGAIAATSMYAVAGWGGVCALGAGTSLAALLFWYATLPRAAANNACAAAP; encoded by the coding sequence GTGACCCACACGGCGGCCCTGCAGCTGCCACGCACACTGGTCTGGCTGCTGGCAAGCGCCGCGGGCCTGAGCGTGGCCAACGTCTACTACGCGCAACCCTTGCTCGATGCGCTGGCGCAAGACTTCGGCGTGGGCCAGGGCGCCATCGGCCTGGTGGTCAGCGCCACGCAACTGGGCTGTGCCGTGGCCTTGTTGCTGTTGGTGCCCCTGGGCGACCTGGTGCGCCGCCGCCGGCTCATGCTGGTGCAGTTGCTGCTGCTGGGCGTGGCGCTGGTCGCGGTCGGCCTGGCCCGCGCGCCGCTGTGGCTGCTGGCCGGCATGCTGCTGGTCGGCCTGCTGGGCACGGCCATGACGCAGGGCCTGATCGCCTATGCCGCCAGCGCCGCCTCACCCACAGAGCGCGGCCACGTGGTGGGCATGGCGCAGAGCGGCGTGGTGGTGGGCCTGCTACTGGCGCGCACCTTGTCCGGACTGGTGGCTGACATTGCCGGCTGGCGCGCCGTGTACTTTGCATCGGCTGCGCTGGCGCTGCTGCTGTGGGCTGTGCTGTGGCGCACGCTGCCCGAGCAGCCCGCCGCTGCGCAGCGCCTGTCCTACCCCGCGCTGCTGCGCTCCATGGCGGGCCTGCTGCGGCATGACCGTGTGCTGCAGGTGCGCGGCATGCTGGCGCTGCTGATGTTTGCCGCCTTCAGCATCTTCTGGAGCGCCATGGCGCTGCCGCTCAGCGCCGCGCCACATGCGCTGTCGCACACCGCCATCGGAGCCTTTGGCCTGGTCGGCGCCGCCGGCGCACTGGCCGCAGCACGCGCCGGCCGCCGCGCTGATCGCGGCCTGGCAGAGCCCACCACCGGCGCGGCGCTGGCCGTGCTGCTGTTGTCCTGGGCACCGCTGGCGGCCATGGCTAGCAGCCTGTGGTGGCTGGCCCTGGGCATCGTCATGCTCGACATGGGCGGCCAGGCCGTCCACGTCACCAACCAGAGCCTGGTCTTTAGCCGCCACCCCGAGGCGCATGGCCGGTTGGTCGGCTGCTACATGCTGTTCTACGCCGCCGGCAGCGGCCTGGGCGCCATCGCCGCCACCAGCATGTATGCGGTGGCAGGTTGGGGCGGCGTGTGCGCGCTGGGCGCCGGCACCAGCTTGGCCGCACTGCTCTTCTGGTACGCAACCCTGCCGCGCGCGGCCGCTAACAACGCCTGCGCTGCTGCTCCTTAG